The sequence TCGATAACTTTGAGTGATAAACGTACTGAAATTAAAGTCGTTATTCACCTGATAAACTTCCCctccacagtatgcaatatgcaatgttTCTATGCAACATTGCAGCATGCACAAAGCACACAAAGATGCATGCACGTTCACTTTTGCTTTCATGTTTCTATTCTTTGAAGTGGCCAGCAGAGAACAAAAGCCTCGTTTTATACACAGCAGATCAGTAgagaacaaaacacacacacacacacacacacacactatatacacacacacctcagCAGGGCTACTGGACATGAGGCTTTGAATATGTCAAAGGTCCTGTCATAACCACATCAAACACACACGTTCGAGTACTCATGCACGCAAACTATCAATAAAGATAGATTGCAGTGGTAATACAAAAGAATATTTGATTTGCTTATAATGCAGTCAGATGAAAGCTCGCCACAGCATGGGCCGAGCGGAGGGCAGTGTAACATGCAGAGCTCCATTTACCCTAAACCACCCCACCACACCCTTCCTCCTATTCTTTGCTACTCTCCACATGTTTAATCACATAGGACTGGAGTGGATTTATCATGCTTTCAGCTAATTATATTCTTGTGCATCACTAGTCCTTCTCCTTCCAACTTAGACCAGATCCTGTAGCTTTTCATGCATTGCTTTCCCTTTTGCAGATTGAGATTAGTATTGCATTAAAATGGAAATGAATCTAGCCATCTGTATTGCATTACAATTGTATTACAGTTTATACTGATTGTATTACAATTGTGACTTCTTAAACAGCGCTATACTGGTTTTGTATATTAAAGCATTACATGCATGTTTGTGAATAGTTTGATCATGTAAAGCCATTTATTATAATAAAGATAAACAAATCTTCTTAAATCTTGTTACACTCATTACTTCCTGTTCTCTCCAGAAGCGAGAGAGGACTCAGAAAAGCAGCATTGTGAACTAATGACGTCCAATTCGCCAACAAATTGTTTTGAATCGATTCGTTTTAATGATTCAGTTGAACCGATACGCATTTGCTTTTACATCACTCAACTGTGAGGCGTGAACAATATTGTTAAGAATGTTTTAAtaagggggcttgggtagctcagcgagtaaagacactgacctCCACACCTGGAGCTCGCGagttcacgagtttgaatccagggcgtgctgagtgactccaatcaggtcttccaagcaaccaaattggcccagttgctagggagggtagagtcacatggggtaacctcctcatggttgctataatatggttatcgctctcagtggggcacgtggtgagttgtgcatggatgcagcagagaatagtgtgaagcctccacacgcactaggtctccacggtaacatgctcaacaagccacatgataagatgtgcggattgacagtctcagatgcggaggcaactgagatttgtcctctgccatccagattgaggcaagtcactatgccaccaccaggacttagagcacattgggaattgggcattccaaattggggcaaaaaaaatatatataatgttttaatttttatcataaatgtCATAACATTAATTAATATTGATCATATCGGGAACGTGTTGTTAACTATGCTGTTAACAATATTTTAAgacaaaaatcaaattaaaaatacacaTAGGCCTACACACACAAAATAGAGATAAACAGCAattttaccacaaaaatgaaacGTAAGTAGATTATAAATCGTTTTTGAAACAAACAGTCCGAATGAACCCATTCAGAAATCAGATAAATGGTAATATGTAAAACACGTATATGAAATATATGTTCATATAATATTTTCAATGatataaatgaaaaatacattccaaaatactaaaaaaataacaaaatactagaggaatttgaatatgtacaaacacaaacaggtatatgaactatatatatatatatataggctaatatatacagtaatgttCATATATTGCCATATGTCGGATTTCTGTACGGAAATCGATTCACTAAAAAGGACCGGACTTCCCACCGTTGCTGCCAACGCATGTTATCTTTCAAATCCTTCAAATTTATTCAGAGGAGGCTGAGGCTGATTAAATATTCTTCTGTGGTCTTCCTTTACCCCATGTGAATAGAAGAGATGCCAATCAATGGACTTTAACTCCGCTTAAGCCACGCCTCCTGCTCAGGGAGGGGTTTAAAGTTTAGTCCCGGTCTTCAAACTCACTCAAAATCTGCAGCTGTGCGCCCGGTGTAGATGACGCACGCTGGTCAAGCGGTACGGACTGATCGACTGAAAGAGAGGGAAACTTTAGTTAAGAAAGGTCAGTCATTTAGATACTAGAACAGTATGCCATCAGTGCATGTTCAGTGTGTCTAATAATAGAGTTGGAAAGGCAGGAAAGAGAAGGACTTTACGCACGCTTCTCTCTGGATAACTGGAGCGTCCCTTTTGCGCGGAGCGATGGCGCTTTTGGGTTTTAGGAGTTTTGCGGTTTGGATTTCATTTCTGACGGGTTTGACTACGGCCAGTTACTCAGAAGACCAGTGCAGCTGGAGGGGAAGGTGAATATCActcatatatatatgcatgttgcGTTAAATATGCCATATCTGGATTTTAAATGAATTCCGTTTAGAAAGTTAGAACTGCAGCAGTTTTGTTCTGCAGTGCTTTATAAGGTTTTttcctatttgtgtgtgtgtgcaatttaaGGTGTGCAAATTAATAGTGTATAGATGATCAACAAATTATGTgcaacatctatctatctatctatctatctatctatctaatagtTATAGGACAGTTTAAATGATCAGTTGGCATGAGCATTTAGAGAAAAGCGCACAAATGGATTAGAAACTTGTTGGAAAAGTTTGCGCAAATGCGCGCAGCCAACAAACCTAGAGCGAAAGGTAAATTAAGCACCTGTTTGGTAAAATACGAGAGTTTAAAAAGTGTGACACGGGTGGGGTTGATGCATGAATTTAGAAACATTTAAATGGCTCAATTGGTTGGTGAACTTGTACAGTTTAACCAATAGAGGGCGTTTACTTCTTCAACTTTACGCATTGGCCAAATTACTCAAGGCTCAAGTTTTGAAAGGAAAgagactataagtgacttatggTCAAGTCACTTGtattgcacttttcacaatacacatagtttcaaagcagctttatagaaatcaTACTGCAATGTCTGTAGTGACTTAAAATCCCCATTGAACATATGCGACTGGGGCAAggaacaaaaactacaaaagatGTTAGTGAGTGAAGAAATGTGTATGACTctcgttcttctgctgaacacaaactaagatttttagaagaatatctcagctctgtaggtccaaaacttagaagctccaaaaagcacataaaggcaacataaatgtaatccatacaactccagtggttaaatccatgtcttctggatAGATATGATGGGCGTGGAttagaaactgatcaatattgaagttattttttaccataaatctccactttcacattcttcttcttttgtttttgatgattcacattcttcgtgcatatctccagaagaatttattgtaaaaaaaggacttaaatattgatctgtttctcacccacacttatcatatagcttctgaagacatggattaaaccaccggagtggtatggattatttttatgctgccatcatgtgcttttttgagcttcaaatttttggaccctgttgacttgtatTGTGttgacctgcagagctgagatattcttcgtttgtgttttgcagaagaaaaaaagtcattcacatctgagatggcatgagtgattaaatgatgagaaaagtttcaattttggttgaactctccctttaagagAATTACTGGGCACTAAATAAAAGTGAAGCAAATCTGTTGCATTCCATTAGTTTAATCAGTCatattctctctgtctctgcagtGGTCTTTCTCAAGCGGTAAAAAATGTGGAGCAGGTTTGGCTACGGTGTGCAGAGGGCTCGGTTGAGTGGCTGTACCCTGCTGGAGCATTACGTCTTACTCTTTCGCCCCGACTGCCATGGAGCGCCATGGGCCCGGCCGAGTCCAGCAGAAGTCCGGTGTCGGCCTGCATAAAGCCAGATCCACACTGGGGTGGGGCTCAACTCTACCTGGAGCGAGATGGGGTTCTGGAGCTTCTGGTGGGAGATGAGGGTAAGACTCCCAGCCCCACCCATGTGCGCTGCTTCAGTGCCATGCCTGGAGAACGACCAGCCCTCTTCCTCCAAGCAACACCCCACCAGGACATTAGCAAACGCATAGCAGCATTTCGCTACGAGCTGAGAGGGGACTGGACAGCACAGCCATCGGTCAACACAGATCCAGTCAGCAGCAAAGGTGAATTTTCTTGAAGACATATagacttataatggaagtgaatggggccagtccatgaaACAGTccaaaatacacactgttttaaaagcatagctataaaatgtaaacattatacatgttaacatgatttcggTGTAATAGAATcgtttactaaccttatctgtgtaaagttagtaAGCATAAATATCAAATACTGGTATTACAGGGTTTCATTGTCATACAGAGATGGGCATTtccagtaattttgtagtcgagttcTCTAACACAGAGAAAATGAGTAATCGATTACAGAATATACGTTTTTAACCTTCAACCTTTGAACctgttttttaatgaaaaaatgagCACTAAACAACAACATCATGCATTAACAATGTTATGCATTTACAGTGACAACCAATGCATTACGTTTTAGATGAGAGAAGGAGTTTCATATGCAAAGACACAGGAAAATCAAATGGCAATATTCGAGaagtgtttttactagtcgaatatttcaagctgaacgagtactcgattaattgattactcatgcacatccttAGTTTATTTAATAGTTGATCCCAATATCTagaaagcagggtggccgatgaacttaaacaaacatatctGACACAGATTCACTAAAAAACGTCCAAAATCACTACTACTAACATCTCAGAAATTCTGTCTTAGTTTGCAGAGAAATCCAGAATTCTTCTGCAAACCTGTGAAGGATAATGATTTTGCAGAAGTCTAGATGTGTTTTGAAGTTAGTGCAGTACTGTGAAACTATACAAGGTTGGCTGAAGGTTTCCCTAATTAAGTTAAGTTTGGCTTGGCCTGTGACCTCTGAGTGGATGGGGGGTTGCAGTTAAGAGCGACCATCAATCGGACTGAGACAGACTAAAAACAACTGCATGCACGGAGCATGCACTCAAACTTTTAagaaactttaatgtttgtgtggATTTCCAGCTCATTACCATATGGAGATACTCTCTGAAAAACAATGAGCAAGTTCTAAATAGCTACTTTAAACCCGTTATTAAAACAAggcaattatttaaatgtaaactttCTAGGTCGTCACAGCTGGGCAACTACTTCCAGCCAGTGGTGAGAAACGGGGGAGAGAGTGTTTGGATTTGAAGAGAGGAAAAGACAAGGAAGGGGGAAGGAGAGAAAGACAAAagtatggggggtggggggtggtcaTCTCCATAGTGAGCCATTTCAGGGAACTGCATGAGAGCGCAGTCACCGTGGTAAcgcgggggtgggggggttgacTGCACAACTGAAAAGCGGGTCTTTTGTTCAGAGTTTTGGGAGCAGAGAGGAGAGACGGTGAAGGACGTTTAAAACTTTTAAAGGGCCAACAactttctctcacacacccacGCAGATACTTGGAAACACCTGTTGCAGTTTGAAAGTTTGCACGTGTATCTGCATAAATGAGTTTGGCCCGTTTGAAGCTTTAAAATGTTTAGTAATGATTCAAGAAGGTGATTTTAATGAGTGCTTAGAAGTGTCTAAACCTGAGCAGCATGCACGTATAGTTTTTGGGGATCGTTATGATGGTAATACTTATTCCTTTGTACCTTTACTACATTACTACGTTAACTACgttgagtggtggtggcatagtgggctaaagcaaaGAACTGGttagcagaaggttgccggtttgatccacacagccaccaccattgtgtccttgagcaaggcacttaactccaggttgctttggggggattgtccctgtatttagtgtactgtaagtcgctttggataaaagtgtctgccaaatgcataaatgtaaaatgtaaacattgtaaTCATACACTAGCAAATACAAAACAATTGTAGGTGGTTCTATCATGTTGCATGGTCTAAAGGGTTCAGACACATACTTTAGAGTGTTGGAGAATACAACAGGATGTTTCTAAGCAGTTTAGAGTATGTGTTGGTGGTTTTTGTGTGGTTTATTCAGCTATACCACTGCTGGCCCATGTAGATAGCCAAAGGAACTCCATGGGGGGAAGAGGGAAGTGTTAGGTTTTGGAATGAGAGGATACACACCTCTTTAACTAGCTTTGATCAGGTGAGATACGTCAGACCTGTCAGAAGGTCATTTATATGACGTCGTAACAGCCACCCACAACACTGCTGCAGAGCTATAAAATAACAGCTGCACATGAAATCTTGCATGCAGGGCTTTGACTCATGCTGTTTCTTGTTCTTCTATGTGACGTCCATCACttacagttttttctttttttctctttctcaggAGCTTGCAGACCATGCAATAACACTGAGATTTTGATGGCTGTATGCACTAGTGACTTTGGTAAGCCTTTGGACTTTTACTTCTAGCATTGGTACTTTTTTGGGGATGTTGAAAGTTGTCGAAGTCAGCCCATTTGAAAGAAAAAATGCAAACAAGCTCTCTTTAATATATcgattgtttctcctagacaacaatggagaaaaaatatgaataattatcTTGCTTCTACAGTAATCTTATATGTagagaggacagggtgggaatttattttttgaaatagttttgtgtgctcGCAAAAGATTTGCGTGGCCTTgcaagtttgcgttccctcgtaataacttttgcgttctcttgcaattAAGTTTTGTGGTCCCTCGCAATCCCTAGCAAAAGTCTTGGGTCcccctgcaatagttttgcatgccctagCAATAAATGtagcatggttttactacagtaaccatattttaaactTGATAtacgtagtgaaaccatagtgataataaaggaaaacaaaaactaataccagggtatttgtagtaaaaccatagtaaacacaAGATTAagcatggttaaactatagtaaaaccatggttactatatggatacagtatactgttttaAAACCATGTTTTCCGGCAAATAAAAACTGGttacttaacttacttttcatagatactacaatattactatggttactacagacagtctacaatattactatagtataaccatagttaaaatatggtatttgtatagtaaaacatgctaaacacaaaattatgaatttttattaccatagttttcggtTTCCTGCGTTATCATTATGGTTTCGCTACCTTCCACTATTTTTGCGAGCTAGGGAACTATGGGGATATTTGATTGCCCGCTGTGTGAAAACCAtaattctgatcagttagaaaagtcatagcaacccAAGCcaaaacagtctgaaggtctgtgccaaatttagtggatgtagcttgaaagctctgggCAAAcattttggtctttgtttagggattttgaaaaaaccctaaacctTGTCTGTAGGATAACATTATGTTGGCTTTGTTAAGCaaacataattatattttattacataacACTTCTGTTCTCTGTGTTTTCAGTGGTTCGTGGAAATATTCGTTCAGTGGAAAAGGACTCGGATCTTGGGGCGGCAGTGATCAAAGTGAGCGCCACGCGAGTCTACCGACAAAAGTTTGCACTGTTCCCTGATAATGGCCGTCTGATGCGGTCAGGAGAGATCCGTACACCGTTACAGTGCGGCGTTCGGCCTGGCTCTGGTAGCTTCCTGTTTACTGGGCGTGTGCACTTTGGAGAGGCATGGCTTGGCTGTGCTCCACGTTATAAAGACTTCCTGAAAGCATACGAGCAGGCCAAACAATCCCTTACGATCCCCTGCACACTGGTGAACGACTGAGGGAAGAACATAGATCATGAATGAGAAGAAACCAGATGAACACTTGACACTGTCACATAATTGTTCATCTGAGACGATTTTCTGTGAAATTAGGGATCCGTCACTCTTTGTGAGATTCCCTGGAAGAAAGACAAGGTTAAACAGAGACTCTGTGACACAGGAAGAAGTCTCACTGAAGTCCTTTGGATCAAGAATGATATCTGAAAAAGGACATTAGGGTTTTAATGTGTGTTGATATATCTAATCGCACTGGTTTAACCCTGAGAGCCCTGATTTCTCACTACATTTAGGGGCCCTAAGCAGGGCCCTTGTTGAAACTCAGGAAAACTTTGGACACTTTGTGATATGATCATATCATCGAAATATCCAAAGTCATCATGATGTAGGGAGCACACTCCAAACCCCGTAAATAAGCTGGACGCAATACATGTAGCGCAGTCGTTTTCTGCAGTATTTAACGCCACCtgaaaaatgttttgatttttcaatatatattttttttacatttttaaaacacttggTTGAGATTTTGTATtgagagtatatatatattttttccatttcagaataaataaaaaaaaaaattataattgtctaAATTTGCACTGGTAAAAAGA comes from Myxocyprinus asiaticus isolate MX2 ecotype Aquarium Trade chromosome 41, UBuf_Myxa_2, whole genome shotgun sequence and encodes:
- the metrn gene encoding meteorin, which produces MALLGFRSFAVWISFLTGLTTASYSEDQCSWRGSGLSQAVKNVEQVWLRCAEGSVEWLYPAGALRLTLSPRLPWSAMGPAESSRSPVSACIKPDPHWGGAQLYLERDGVLELLVGDEGKTPSPTHVRCFSAMPGERPALFLQATPHQDISKRIAAFRYELRGDWTAQPSVNTDPVSSKGACRPCNNTEILMAVCTSDFVVRGNIRSVEKDSDLGAAVIKVSATRVYRQKFALFPDNGRLMRSGEIRTPLQCGVRPGSGSFLFTGRVHFGEAWLGCAPRYKDFLKAYEQAKQSLTIPCTLVND